The sequence below is a genomic window from Spiroplasma gladiatoris.
CTTGCTGTTAAATTTTTTGTTAATATTTGCTCAAAAATATTATTTAACAAATCTTCATTGCCTAAGATTGTTAAAAGTGGTTTTGCTTGACCCATACTTATTTTTTTATCTAGCATTGCCTCTTGAACATTTTTTGGAAGGTTTAATAATCTCATTATATTTGCAATATGAGATCTAGATTTTCCAACTCTTTTAGATATTTCTTCTTGTTTCATTTTTAGACTTGTAGAAAGTTTTTTATAAGCTATAGCTTCTTCTATATCAGTTAAGTCGACACGCTGGATGTTTTCAATAATTGCAAACTCTTCCATTTGTTGATTTGACAGAGTTAAAACTATTACTGGCACTTCTTCTAACCCGGCAATTTTTGCAGCTCTCATACGTCTTTCTCCAGCAACAACCTCATTTTTATTATTAATAATAATTGGTTGAATTATTCCATGTATTTTTATAGAGTCTGCAAGTTGA
It includes:
- a CDS encoding ParB/RepB/Spo0J family partition protein, translating into MAASKKKYNFKGLDDIFGESVTDIIDVIENDKTIAKEKSLLISLDLLKPNPYQPRKIFDNEEINQLADSIKIHGIIQPIIINNKNEVVAGERRMRAAKIAGLEEVPVIVLTLSNQQMEEFAIIENIQRVDLTDIEEAIAYKKLSTSLKMKQEEISKRVGKSRSHIANIMRLLNLPKNVQEAMLDKKISMGQAKPLLTILGNEDLLNNIFEQILTKNLTAREVELLIKNKGNVVEKETKKPKSPSIVKSENNIMRRLGTKVSIENNKLSIWYSNDSDLNRILEILGLLNEE